The window GAGCGTGTTCTGAGTCGTCAACGCTACAAAGGCCTTGGTGAAATGAATCCTTCTCAACTATGGGAAACCACCATGGATGCTGGATCACGTACCTTGCTACAAGTAAAAATTGAAGATGCAATTACTGCAGACCAAGTCTTTACTACTCTAATGGGTGATGAGGTTGAGCCACGTCGCGCCTTTATTGAGAAAAACGCCCTAATTGCTCGTAACTTGGATGTTTAATTAAATGAGTAAAAAGAAATTAGTGGCGCCAAAAATTGATCGGTCTCGTATCGCGGTGAAATCATCCCCTATTCATGGCAAGGGTGTTTTTGTCGCGAAGCCGATTAAAAAAGGCGATGCCATTATTGAATACAAGGGCGAGCGCATTAGTTGGAAGTTGGCGGAAAAGCGTCACCCACATGACCCAAAAGATCCGAACCACACCTTCTACTTCTCTCTCGAAGATGGTCGCTGTATTGATGCTAAGTACGGTGGGAATGCTGCACGCTGGATTAATCACTCTTGTAAACCAAGTTGTGAAACACGAGAAGATGAATTTGATGGTAAGCCCCGTGTATTTATTTATGCGAAACGCGATTTAAAGTTGGGTGAGGAGCTTTTCTACGACTATTCCCTTGGGGTCGAGGGCCGCATTACAAAGCAAATGAAGAAAGATTATGAGTGTCGTTGTGGTGCAAAAAAGTGTCGCGGCACAATGCTTTCCCTTGACGGTAAATAATTTTTTAAAATGGTGTTTGTTAGTATTCAGGACCTAGAGGCCGCCATTAACTACTGGCGCGGCCAATCCCCGGCAGTTGGTGAGGAGCTGCATCTATGTCCGGAGGCTGCAGCGCTCGCAAAGCCTTATGCCTTGAT is drawn from Polynucleobacter arcticus and contains these coding sequences:
- a CDS encoding SET domain-containing protein: MSKKKLVAPKIDRSRIAVKSSPIHGKGVFVAKPIKKGDAIIEYKGERISWKLAEKRHPHDPKDPNHTFYFSLEDGRCIDAKYGGNAARWINHSCKPSCETREDEFDGKPRVFIYAKRDLKLGEELFYDYSLGVEGRITKQMKKDYECRCGAKKCRGTMLSLDGK
- a CDS encoding DUF3717 domain-containing protein, translating into MVFVSIQDLEAAINYWRGQSPAVGEELHLCPEAAALAKPYALMIVQGAQRVPMDVLDEAAKLAIQGYLKISK